From a single Nicotiana tomentosiformis chromosome 2, ASM39032v3, whole genome shotgun sequence genomic region:
- the LOC104109386 gene encoding uncharacterized protein — protein sequence MAPSTNSLILSLKVVLISIGAVSLAMLSKASIPFVFYELPTIWSAVIAWLKPPYLYVVINGIIIIIAATSRSSNHKESSSSDQFQPLITARTPPQSDLIEIAQSELHSVQSEVKEVLEAAVPLPVNVPQVLVVNGSSVVDMNPEDESVNDEPVDSDAIVVLKSVVAPLPETETEAELLLLKATTEKPLVSSRFGNRKPPVKTSPEGLKALRVARSKKPETLENTWKMITEGRHVPLTRHLKKSDTFQDHRRHVKVDATEENENSTTFQPPPQQQRHVLKSETFKDRTNYDSPASPSPSATKLLKERSPSADELNRRVEAFIKKFNEDMRIQRQQSMQQYMEMINRGV from the exons ATGGCGCCGTCGACGAACAGTTTAATTCTATCGCTTAAGGTTGTACTAATATCAATTGGTGCAGTTTCCTTAGCGATGCTATCAAAAGCGTCCATTCCATTTGTTTTTTACGAACTCCCAACTATTTGGAGTGCGGTTATAGCTTGGCTTAAACCTCCGTACCTCTACGTTGTGATCAACGGaattatcatcatcatcgccGCCACTTCTCGTTCCTCGAACCATAAGGAGTCCAGCTCCAGCGATCAATTTCAGCCGTTGATTACTGCTAGAACACCTCCACAGTCAGATTTGATAGAGATTGCTCAGTCGGAGCTTCATTCAGTCCAAAGTGAAGTGAAGGAAGTGTTGGAGGCGGCCGTGCCGCTGCCGGTGAACGTACCGCAGGTGTTGGTGGTGAACGGCTCTAGTGTTGTGGATATGAATCCTGAAGATGAAAGTGTGAATGATGAGCCTGTTGACAGTGATGCAATTGTGGTTTTGAAATCTGTTGTGGCTCCGTTGCCGGAAACTGAAACTGAAGCTGAACTTCTTCTACTGAAGGCGACGACGGAGAAACCTCTGGTTTCTTCTAGGTTTGGTAACCGGAAACCGCCTGTGAAAACGAGTCCTGAAG GGCTGAAGGCACTGAGGGTGGCGAGGTCGAAAAAGCCAGAAACATTAGAGAACACATGGAAGATGATAACAGAGGGGCGTCACGTGCCACTCACGAGACACCTGAAGAAATCAGACACCTTTCAAGACCACAGACGTCACGTGAAGGTGGACGCAACGGAGGAAAACGAGAATTCCACCACCTTTCAACCGCCGCCGCAGCAGCAGAGGCACGTGCTTAAGTCGGAGACGTTTAAGGACCGAACAAACTACGACTCGCCCGCTTCGCCGTCTCCGTCGGCGACGAAGCTGCTGAAAGAGCGGTCGCCGAGTGCCGACGAGTTGAATCGGCGAGTGGAGGCGTTTATTAAGAAGTTCAATGAAGATATGAGAATACAGAGACAACAGTCTATGCAGCAATACATGGAGATGATTAACCGTGGCGTCTAA